One region of Chryseobacterium sp. SORGH_AS_0447 genomic DNA includes:
- the hisH gene encoding imidazole glycerol phosphate synthase subunit HisH yields MIVIIKYNGGNVSSVQNALNRLEAVSVVTDDFDTIRNADKVIFPGVGEASSTMKNLKEKGLDLLIPSLRQPVLGICLGMQLMCGSNEEGNTEGMGIFDIRVKKFPPKDIVPHTGWNTVSEVKSNLFSGSEENNDVYFVHSYYCELSEFTTSVCDYILPFSASLQKDNFYAMQFHPEKSGTVGSRLLENFLKL; encoded by the coding sequence ATGATAGTGATCATCAAATACAACGGAGGAAATGTAAGCTCCGTACAGAATGCCTTGAACAGGCTGGAAGCAGTATCGGTAGTTACGGATGATTTCGATACCATCAGAAATGCGGATAAGGTAATCTTTCCCGGAGTCGGGGAAGCATCATCCACTATGAAAAACCTTAAAGAAAAAGGGCTTGATCTGCTGATACCGTCCTTGAGACAACCTGTTTTGGGAATATGCCTCGGGATGCAGCTGATGTGCGGCAGTAATGAAGAAGGAAATACAGAAGGAATGGGAATTTTCGATATCCGTGTAAAAAAGTTTCCACCAAAAGATATTGTTCCGCATACGGGATGGAATACGGTTTCGGAAGTAAAATCCAATCTGTTTTCAGGAAGTGAAGAAAATAATGACGTGTATTTTGTACACAGTTATTATTGTGAGCTGTCGGAGTTTACAACATCTGTTTGCGATTATATTCTGCCTTTCAGTGCCTCTTTGCAGAAAGATAATTTTTATGCCATGCAGTTTCACCCGGAAAAATCAGGAACCGTTGGAAGCAGACTATTGGAAAACTTTTTAAAACTTTAA
- the hisB gene encoding bifunctional histidinol-phosphatase/imidazoleglycerol-phosphate dehydratase HisB yields the protein MKKVLFIDRDGTLIIEPPVDYQVDSLEKLEFYPGVFQNLSRIANELDFELVMVTNQDGLGTESFPFEDFVKPQEKMLKTFENEGIVFSDILIDKSFEHENLPTRKPGTGMMGKYIYGNYDLNNSFVIGDRLTDIQLAKNLGAQAVSISSSAHEEAVLTTTSWQDIYQYLKQIPRKAKVQRKTNETQIEIELNLDGSGKSEISTGLHFFDHMLEQISKHGNLDLKIAVQGDLQVDEHHTIEDTGIVLGEAFLRALGKKKGIERYGFLLPMDDCLAQVALDFGGRPWLVWEADFKREKIGDVPTEMFYHFFKSFTDSAKCNLNIKVEGDNEHHKIESVFKAFAKAIKMAVNRSDRNFNVPSTKGSL from the coding sequence ATGAAAAAAGTGTTATTTATAGACCGTGACGGGACTTTAATTATAGAACCACCGGTGGATTATCAGGTGGATTCCCTGGAAAAGCTCGAATTTTATCCGGGTGTTTTTCAGAATCTTTCCAGAATCGCCAATGAGCTGGATTTTGAACTGGTAATGGTGACCAATCAGGACGGTTTGGGAACAGAAAGCTTTCCTTTTGAGGATTTTGTAAAGCCCCAGGAAAAGATGCTCAAGACATTTGAAAATGAAGGCATTGTTTTCAGTGATATTTTAATCGATAAAAGTTTTGAACATGAAAATCTGCCGACCCGCAAGCCCGGAACCGGAATGATGGGGAAATATATTTACGGAAATTATGATCTCAACAATTCATTTGTCATCGGGGACCGTCTTACAGACATCCAATTGGCAAAAAACCTCGGAGCACAGGCTGTTTCTATCAGCAGTTCAGCTCATGAGGAGGCGGTTTTAACAACCACCAGCTGGCAGGATATTTACCAATACCTGAAACAAATTCCCAGAAAAGCGAAAGTGCAGAGAAAGACCAATGAAACCCAAATCGAAATCGAACTTAATCTCGACGGAAGCGGAAAATCCGAAATCTCCACCGGACTGCACTTTTTTGATCATATGCTGGAACAGATTTCAAAGCACGGAAATCTTGATCTGAAAATTGCCGTACAGGGTGATCTGCAGGTAGATGAGCACCACACGATCGAAGATACCGGAATTGTTTTGGGAGAAGCATTTTTACGGGCATTGGGAAAGAAAAAAGGAATTGAACGTTATGGGTTCCTGCTTCCGATGGATGACTGTCTGGCACAGGTTGCCCTGGATTTCGGAGGACGCCCGTGGCTGGTTTGGGAAGCTGATTTTAAAAGGGAAAAGATCGGTGATGTACCGACTGAAATGTTCTATCACTTTTTCAAATCGTTTACCGATTCTGCCAAATGCAACCTTAATATCAAAGTTGAAGGCGACAACGAACACCATAAAATTGAATCGGTCTTTAAAGCATTTGCCAAAGCCATTAAGATGGCGGTTAACCGCTCCGACCGGAATTTTAATGTACCATCAACCAAAGGAAGTTTATAA
- the hisC gene encoding histidinol-phosphate transaminase: MKAFNIENLVRKNILELQPYVSFRDVSKFENPVFLDANESPFGELNRYPDSTQKKLKEKLSVLKNISSDQIAVGNGSDELIDLIIKVFCEPKKDSILMMNPSFAMYGFYASVNDNQVLQLKLNENFEISKDDFLNISEEQNPKVFFLCSPNNPTGNLVEDIEFYIQNFKGIVVVDEAYIEFSGKQSSISLLEKYSDLIVLQTFSKAWGMAGARVGAAYSSKEIIALINTVKAPYNVNSLSLNKIIELIDQKDIIEENIKNTLKEISWLSNELQRVKCVQKVYPSDANFFLTEFKDVEKIYELLLANEILTSKRSPKIPGCLRINVGNREENIQLIELLKSIE; this comes from the coding sequence ATGAAAGCATTTAATATTGAAAATTTAGTACGCAAGAATATCCTTGAGCTTCAGCCTTATGTAAGTTTCAGGGATGTGAGTAAGTTTGAAAACCCGGTTTTCCTGGATGCGAATGAAAGCCCTTTCGGCGAGTTGAACCGTTATCCGGATTCAACCCAGAAAAAGCTGAAGGAGAAATTATCGGTTCTGAAAAATATTTCTTCCGATCAGATTGCTGTAGGAAACGGAAGTGATGAGCTGATCGACCTCATCATTAAAGTATTCTGTGAGCCTAAAAAAGATTCCATCCTGATGATGAATCCTTCATTTGCGATGTATGGATTTTACGCTTCAGTAAATGACAATCAGGTCTTGCAGCTGAAACTGAACGAGAATTTTGAAATCAGTAAAGATGACTTTCTCAACATATCGGAAGAGCAGAATCCTAAAGTTTTTTTCCTCTGTTCACCCAATAATCCTACCGGAAATTTGGTGGAAGACATCGAGTTTTATATTCAAAACTTTAAAGGAATAGTTGTAGTTGATGAAGCCTACATCGAATTTTCAGGAAAACAATCAAGTATAAGCCTGCTGGAAAAGTATTCAGATCTTATCGTTCTCCAGACTTTTTCAAAAGCCTGGGGAATGGCCGGGGCAAGGGTAGGAGCTGCTTATTCTTCAAAAGAAATTATTGCACTGATCAATACCGTTAAAGCCCCTTATAACGTCAATTCATTAAGTTTAAATAAAATCATTGAATTGATTGACCAAAAGGATATTATAGAAGAAAATATAAAAAATACTTTAAAAGAAATATCATGGCTGAGTAATGAGTTGCAGCGTGTGAAATGTGTACAAAAGGTATATCCGAGCGATGCGAATTTCTTCCTTACTGAATTTAAGGATGTAGAAAAAATATATGAACTGTTGCTGGCCAATGAAATCCTGACCAGCAAAAGAAGTCCGAAAATTCCCGGATGCCTACGGATTAATGTCGGAAACCGCGAAGAGAATATCCAATTAATTGAACTGTTAAAAAGCATAGAATGA
- the hisD gene encoding histidinol dehydrogenase, translating to MRINKYPQKETWTELVKRPVLKKDKLTETVAQIFDKVAESGDRALIEFSKKFDNAEVLNIKVSQQEIDEAGELISKELQQAIQQAKENIEKFHRSQIPQTEKIETTKGVICWRENRAVEKVGIYIPGGTAPLFSTVLMLAVPAKLAGCKEIILCTPPDKNGNINPAILYTANLCGVTEIFKTGGAQAIAAMTLGTESIPAVYKIFGPGNQYVMAAKEFAQNYKVAIDMPAGPSEVLVIADQQAVPAFCAADLLSQAEHGSDSQVIFLTTDENILDETVKETEKQLAVLPRNELAGEALKNSHFILLKTVEEALEFSNLYAPEHLILALENAEQYISGIENAGSVFLGNYSCESAGDYASGTNHTLPTNGFAKNYSGVSLDSFVKKITFQNLSREGLKNLGKTIEIMAEAEGLSAHKNAVTIRLKEQNESI from the coding sequence ATGAGAATAAATAAATATCCGCAGAAAGAAACCTGGACAGAACTGGTAAAAAGGCCGGTATTAAAAAAAGATAAACTTACCGAAACCGTTGCTCAAATATTTGATAAGGTGGCAGAGAGCGGCGATCGTGCTTTAATCGAATTCAGCAAAAAGTTTGATAATGCTGAAGTCCTGAATATAAAAGTTTCACAACAGGAAATCGATGAGGCAGGAGAACTCATAAGCAAAGAATTACAACAGGCAATTCAGCAGGCCAAAGAAAATATTGAGAAATTCCACCGCTCGCAGATTCCGCAGACCGAAAAAATCGAAACCACAAAAGGGGTGATCTGCTGGCGCGAGAACCGCGCTGTCGAAAAAGTAGGCATTTATATTCCCGGGGGAACAGCTCCTTTATTTTCTACCGTACTGATGCTTGCTGTTCCTGCAAAACTTGCCGGCTGTAAAGAAATTATCCTCTGTACCCCTCCGGACAAAAACGGGAACATCAATCCTGCCATTTTGTATACGGCAAATCTTTGCGGAGTAACCGAGATATTCAAAACCGGCGGTGCACAGGCGATCGCAGCCATGACCCTGGGTACGGAAAGTATTCCCGCTGTTTACAAAATTTTTGGTCCGGGAAACCAGTATGTGATGGCAGCGAAAGAATTTGCCCAGAATTACAAAGTGGCTATCGACATGCCTGCCGGACCCAGCGAAGTATTAGTGATTGCAGATCAACAGGCGGTTCCGGCGTTCTGTGCCGCGGATTTGCTTTCCCAGGCGGAGCACGGAAGCGACAGCCAGGTTATTTTCCTGACAACCGATGAGAATATCCTGGATGAAACAGTGAAAGAAACGGAAAAGCAGTTGGCCGTACTTCCCAGAAATGAATTGGCGGGAGAAGCTTTAAAAAACAGTCATTTTATCCTGCTGAAAACAGTGGAAGAAGCACTGGAATTCAGCAACCTGTATGCTCCGGAACATTTGATTTTAGCCTTGGAAAACGCTGAACAATATATTTCCGGAATAGAGAATGCAGGCTCCGTTTTCTTAGGCAATTATTCCTGCGAAAGCGCCGGAGATTATGCCAGCGGAACCAACCATACGCTTCCGACCAATGGTTTTGCAAAGAATTACAGCGGCGTGTCCTTAGACAGTTTTGTAAAGAAAATTACATTCCAGAATCTGTCCCGAGAAGGATTGAAGAATTTAGGTAAAACAATAGAAATCATGGCAGAAGCGGAAGGGTTATCCGCTCACAAAAATGCCGTAACCATCCGGTTAAAAGAACAGAATGAAAGCATTTAA
- the hisG gene encoding ATP phosphoribosyltransferase, with protein MSKLKIAIQKSGRLYEESLQLLKDCGIFINNGKDQLKVSVDNFPMEIMYLRNSDIPQYLEDGVVDVAIVGENLLAEKQKNIEIVQPLGFSKCRVSLAIPKEIETDDISYFQGKKIATSYPNTLKKFLQENNISADIHIISGSVEIAPNIGLADGICDIVSSGSTLFKNGLRETVMLLKSEAVLAKTAALDEEKTKILEKFLFRIKAVLKAKNSKYILMNVPNDKIGLISKTLPVLKSPTVIPLAEEGWSSIHSVIDEERFWEVIDELKEKGAQDILIIPIDKMVI; from the coding sequence ATGAGTAAATTAAAAATAGCCATACAAAAAAGCGGAAGGCTTTATGAAGAATCGCTTCAGCTGCTTAAAGACTGCGGCATTTTCATCAACAATGGAAAAGATCAGCTAAAGGTTTCCGTAGATAATTTCCCGATGGAGATCATGTACCTCCGCAATTCTGATATTCCCCAATACCTGGAAGATGGCGTAGTGGATGTCGCCATTGTCGGAGAAAACCTTTTGGCCGAAAAGCAGAAAAACATAGAGATTGTCCAGCCTTTGGGATTTTCAAAATGCAGGGTTTCCCTAGCCATTCCGAAAGAAATTGAAACCGATGACATCAGCTATTTTCAGGGCAAAAAAATTGCAACCTCCTATCCGAATACGTTAAAAAAATTCCTTCAGGAAAATAATATTTCAGCAGACATCCACATCATTTCCGGCTCGGTAGAAATCGCCCCGAACATAGGACTTGCAGACGGGATCTGTGACATTGTGAGTTCCGGAAGCACCTTATTTAAAAACGGGTTAAGGGAAACCGTTATGCTCCTGAAATCTGAAGCGGTCTTGGCAAAAACAGCGGCACTGGATGAAGAAAAAACCAAAATTCTGGAAAAATTCCTGTTCAGGATAAAAGCGGTTTTAAAAGCAAAAAACTCGAAATACATCCTGATGAATGTTCCGAATGATAAAATCGGGCTGATCTCCAAAACTCTTCCCGTACTGAAAAGCCCGACCGTGATTCCGTTGGCGGAGGAAGGGTGGAGCAGCATACATTCCGTGATCGATGAAGAAAGGTTTTGGGAAGTGATCGATGAATTGAAGGAAAAAGGAGCCCAGGATATTCTGATAATTCCAATTGATAAAATGGTGATCTAG
- a CDS encoding glycosyltransferase family 1 protein produces the protein MKIAYDAKRFFHNTSGLGNYSRDLVRMLSQYFPENEYLLLNKNKSERGSEIVQRSNVRFVETSKGRMSRQFKMGKDAQQLDADIFHGLSGELPLKWDGKPIKKAVTIHDLIFLRYPQYYSFFDRQIHLWKFRKAAASADKIIAISEQTKRDIIQFLKVPETKIEVIYQGCHQAFKEQQSEEFIMNTRNKFSLPKKFILNVGTIEERKNLLNVVKALKGSDIPLVVIGKKTSYFKKVERFVQQNNIRVHFLEGVSMDELAAIYKLAQIFIYPSFFEGFGIPVIEALFSGTVVITSNTSCLPEAGGPDSVYVDPKNVSDIRAKILFLWENEAECKRRADKGFSFVQRFSDETIAGQLMRFYRSLIH, from the coding sequence ATGAAGATAGCATATGATGCCAAACGCTTTTTCCACAATACGTCCGGACTAGGAAACTATTCCCGCGACCTGGTGCGAATGTTATCCCAGTATTTCCCGGAAAATGAATACCTTCTTTTAAATAAAAACAAATCTGAACGGGGCTCTGAAATTGTACAGCGTTCCAATGTCCGTTTTGTAGAAACTTCTAAAGGGAGGATGTCGCGACAGTTTAAAATGGGTAAGGATGCACAGCAGTTAGATGCCGATATTTTTCATGGATTATCCGGTGAACTGCCCTTGAAATGGGATGGGAAGCCAATAAAAAAAGCAGTTACGATTCACGATCTGATCTTCTTACGGTACCCTCAGTATTATTCGTTTTTCGACCGTCAGATCCATCTTTGGAAATTCCGGAAAGCAGCTGCCTCTGCAGATAAGATTATTGCGATTTCGGAACAGACCAAACGCGATATCATTCAGTTTTTAAAGGTTCCCGAAACCAAGATAGAAGTGATTTACCAAGGCTGTCACCAGGCTTTCAAAGAGCAGCAGTCTGAGGAATTTATCATGAATACCCGAAATAAATTTAGTCTTCCGAAAAAGTTTATACTGAATGTAGGAACCATCGAGGAGCGTAAAAATCTGCTGAATGTGGTTAAGGCATTAAAAGGTTCGGATATTCCATTGGTGGTGATAGGAAAAAAAACAAGCTATTTCAAAAAGGTAGAACGGTTTGTTCAGCAGAATAACATCAGAGTTCATTTTCTGGAAGGTGTTTCCATGGATGAACTGGCTGCCATCTATAAGCTGGCGCAGATCTTTATCTATCCAAGCTTTTTTGAAGGTTTCGGAATTCCTGTCATTGAAGCTTTGTTTTCAGGAACCGTAGTCATTACCAGCAATACCAGCTGCCTTCCTGAAGCGGGCGGGCCCGATTCTGTATATGTTGATCCGAAAAATGTTTCTGATATCCGGGCAAAAATCCTTTTCCTCTGGGAGAATGAAGCGGAATGTAAACGGCGTGCTGACAAAGGCTTCAGCTTTGTTCAGAGATTTAGCGATGAGACAATCGCAGGGCAGCTTATGCGGTTTTACAGAAGCCTTATCCATTAA
- a CDS encoding polysaccharide deacetylase family protein, with translation MVLLSFDIEEFDMPLEYKGRIPFEKQISISQTGLERILNILKKHQVRATFFSTVVFAENSRPLIERLLNEGHELASHTWFHSDFEEKHLKESKNRLEGLFSTKVTGLRMPRMMPVSKNAVEDAGYSYNSSINPTFLPGRYNNLKVSRTYFKEGKVTQIPASVSPNFRIPLFWLSFHNFPLSFYKKLASDTLKKDRYLNVYFHPWEFAEIKDEDFKLPGFTVKNSGQDMVERFEEFISWLKNKKYNFGTFQEFQKQIES, from the coding sequence ATGGTTTTATTAAGTTTTGACATCGAGGAATTTGATATGCCGTTAGAATATAAGGGCCGGATTCCTTTCGAAAAACAAATTTCAATTTCGCAAACAGGGCTTGAACGGATTTTAAATATACTTAAAAAGCATCAGGTAAGAGCTACCTTTTTTTCTACCGTAGTTTTTGCGGAAAACAGCAGACCTCTGATTGAAAGATTGTTGAATGAAGGCCATGAACTGGCTTCTCATACCTGGTTCCATTCCGATTTTGAAGAAAAGCATCTGAAGGAATCCAAAAACAGGCTTGAAGGACTGTTCTCTACAAAAGTAACCGGATTACGGATGCCCAGGATGATGCCCGTTAGCAAAAATGCCGTTGAAGATGCAGGATATTCCTACAATTCTTCTATCAATCCCACGTTTCTCCCCGGAAGGTATAACAACCTGAAAGTTTCGAGAACCTATTTTAAAGAAGGAAAAGTAACTCAGATTCCCGCTTCGGTTTCACCGAATTTCAGGATTCCGCTGTTTTGGCTGAGCTTTCATAATTTCCCGTTGTCCTTCTATAAAAAATTAGCTTCGGATACGCTGAAAAAAGACCGTTATCTCAACGTTTACTTTCATCCGTGGGAATTTGCGGAGATCAAGGATGAAGACTTCAAACTACCCGGTTTTACGGTGAAAAATTCAGGACAGGATATGGTGGAAAGATTTGAGGAATTTATTTCCTGGCTAAAAAATAAAAAATATAATTTCGGAACTTTCCAGGAATTTCAAAAACAGATCGAATCATGA
- a CDS encoding glycosyltransferase family 2 protein, producing MKKISIVIPAHNEEGNVALVHQKIKEVFDGLSHYDFEVIFVNDGSRDNTQQKLEELSAIHPEVKFIEFSRNFGHQPAVKAGIDNAHGNAVISMDGDLQHPPEMIPDMIRKWEEGYDIVFTIRTYPKQISYFKRKTSDFFYKLLSSLSDVNLTKGGGSDFRLMDAGAVEVMRGLNEDDLFLRGLTSWMGFKQTGIEFTANERLSGESSYNLKKMITFAFTGITAFSVKPLYIAAYLGFLFSLFSVIIYAGYVIYSFLTHTEISGWASLIMTIVFFGGLQLIILGIIGIYLGKIFKQVKERPNYIIKNKNF from the coding sequence ATGAAAAAGATTTCTATCGTAATTCCTGCCCATAATGAAGAAGGCAATGTGGCGCTAGTCCATCAGAAAATTAAAGAAGTTTTTGATGGATTAAGCCATTATGATTTTGAAGTTATTTTTGTAAATGACGGCAGCAGAGACAATACCCAACAGAAACTCGAAGAACTTTCTGCAATACATCCGGAAGTGAAATTTATAGAATTCTCCAGGAATTTCGGCCATCAGCCTGCCGTAAAAGCAGGAATTGATAATGCCCACGGCAATGCGGTGATTTCGATGGACGGCGATCTTCAGCATCCACCGGAAATGATCCCGGACATGATCCGCAAGTGGGAAGAAGGCTATGATATCGTTTTTACCATAAGAACGTATCCGAAGCAGATTTCTTATTTTAAAAGAAAAACGTCCGACTTTTTTTATAAACTCTTATCCAGTCTCTCTGATGTCAATTTAACCAAAGGCGGTGGATCGGATTTCAGACTGATGGATGCCGGGGCAGTAGAAGTAATGAGGGGGCTGAATGAAGACGATCTTTTCCTGCGTGGCCTTACCAGCTGGATGGGCTTTAAACAGACCGGAATTGAGTTTACCGCCAACGAAAGGCTTTCCGGAGAAAGCAGCTACAATCTCAAAAAAATGATTACTTTCGCCTTCACTGGGATTACGGCATTTAGTGTAAAACCGCTTTATATTGCGGCTTATCTGGGCTTTTTGTTCTCTCTTTTTTCGGTGATCATTTATGCCGGTTATGTAATTTATTCATTTTTAACCCATACGGAAATTTCAGGCTGGGCTTCGCTGATTATGACCATCGTCTTCTTCGGAGGATTACAGCTGATTATTTTAGGAATCATCGGGATTTATTTAGGCAAAATATTCAAGCAGGTTAAAGAAAGACCCAATTACATCATCAAAAACAAAAACTTTTAA
- a CDS encoding glycosyltransferase family 87 protein produces the protein MKEKFLKILVNPKYIFGVYLIIAVVTAVSKYLRGNSINNYLIFKNVFFNTLNERNLYLQYPDLYQDSNHYGIFFSILIAPFALMPDWMGICLWNVANTAIFLYAIYKLPFSDPKKALFALFCLQEYITSSLYFQFNIALVALLMLGAVYIYENREKSAAAAMMVGFFVKIYGIVGLTQFFFIRNKLKYILSAIVIAVLFFVVPMIYSSPGFVVQSYADWFQALAEKNGQNQGLTSYQDISLMGFVRRILGDASISNLTFLAFGLPLFALPYIRIKQYKNYAFQLMILASTLLFLVLFSSSSESPTYIIAVVGVMVWFFLQKQRTPVTIGLLVFVIILTCFSTSDLFPKFVRENYIIKYSLKAVPCIVVWFRVIYELLTKDFEKDYRLN, from the coding sequence TTGAAAGAAAAATTTCTTAAAATACTTGTAAACCCTAAATATATATTTGGGGTTTATCTTATTATAGCTGTTGTAACAGCCGTTTCCAAATATCTGAGAGGGAATTCCATCAACAATTACCTCATCTTTAAGAATGTATTTTTTAATACTCTCAACGAAAGAAATCTTTATCTGCAGTATCCCGATCTGTATCAGGATTCCAACCATTACGGGATATTTTTCAGCATTCTGATTGCGCCTTTCGCATTGATGCCGGACTGGATGGGAATCTGCCTGTGGAATGTTGCCAATACGGCCATTTTTCTCTACGCCATCTACAAGCTGCCTTTTTCAGATCCTAAAAAAGCGCTGTTTGCTTTGTTCTGTTTGCAGGAATACATTACTTCATCGCTGTATTTTCAGTTTAACATTGCGCTGGTGGCTCTTCTTATGCTGGGTGCCGTTTATATTTATGAAAACAGGGAAAAGAGTGCCGCCGCAGCCATGATGGTTGGTTTTTTTGTGAAAATTTACGGTATCGTTGGACTGACGCAGTTTTTCTTTATCAGAAACAAATTGAAATATATTTTGTCAGCCATTGTTATTGCAGTGTTGTTCTTTGTGGTTCCGATGATTTATTCGAGCCCCGGATTTGTGGTACAGAGTTATGCAGACTGGTTCCAGGCATTGGCCGAAAAGAACGGGCAGAATCAGGGATTAACTTCCTATCAGGATATTTCCTTAATGGGATTTGTAAGACGAATTCTTGGCGATGCTTCGATTTCCAATCTTACATTTCTGGCTTTTGGGCTACCGCTTTTCGCGCTCCCTTATATCAGGATCAAACAGTATAAAAATTATGCATTCCAGCTGATGATTCTTGCTTCCACCTTGCTGTTTCTGGTACTTTTCAGCTCAAGTTCGGAATCGCCGACGTATATTATTGCTGTCGTAGGGGTAATGGTCTGGTTTTTCCTTCAAAAACAGCGGACCCCTGTTACCATCGGGCTATTGGTTTTCGTGATTATTCTGACGTGTTTCTCAACTTCGGATTTGTTTCCGAAATTCGTAAGAGAAAATTACATCATCAAATATTCCCTGAAAGCCGTACCTTGTATTGTTGTTTGGTTTAGGGTAATTTATGAGCTGCTAACCAAAGATTTTGAAAAAGATTACCGTCTAAACTGA